Below is a window of Lepisosteus oculatus isolate fLepOcu1 chromosome 8, fLepOcu1.hap2, whole genome shotgun sequence DNA.
TCTAATAGGATGAATTCAAAGCACACTTTACTTGAAGCGTTTTTCCTCTTTACTTAGTAACAATGTATGCTTATATGGAACTTACCTAATGTTGGGTTACCCTTAGCACCAAGAAAAATTCTGTTGATTGTGCATTATTGTCAGGATCATAATGCTAAACCTCCAAGTCGTTTCTCTTCAGATGGAAAAAACAGCCTATTAAAGTATTTGATAAGATCTAGATGCTTTAGCTTTTTGATGTCATTGTGCTAAGACCATTAAATTTGATTGGGGGTCCAGGGGGGCTCGAATTTGCTGAATGCTGTGCTTTCTAAATGAGAGGACAAAGTGTCAGAGGAATTCATGAATATGAAATAGCAGTGCCcgcatttattttgattttggaaACACAGATGAATCTTGTCATTTACTAACCAAGCtcagtttctttattttttttaatgaagaaagttatatttttttttcaagacagctTCTTGTAATTACCTGCCGTAGCCTGATGGTTTCGTCTTGATTTTAAGTACAACTCAGTGTTCAAGTTAATTCCTTGAAAGTTCCTATGCTTACATTCAGAGAATAAACATTTTCTCAGGCAGACTGTTATTTGGCAGAACACATAAGGAGGAAGGTAGCCGGTGTTGATTTTATGTGGGCTTGCGaacaccatatacagtatgctagtATTATCACAACTGCCTCCATATTGACTCAAATTAATGTACCGCACTGGCAGATTGCCACCCTTAATTGACTGAACTACTCTACAATGAGACTACAGTACCATTAGATGCTTTTTTATGATTCTGTAACCAGGCTTAGTAACAATATGGCTCAATAAGTTGTTTTCATCTGATGTCTTATTTGTAAGTAATAAAATAGTCTTGCGCAATAGCTGagaacaaaactttttttacaaGAAAAGTTGATACATGTTCCATTACTTTTGGGTTATTCTAGTCATTTTCTGAGTGGGTGTGCCATTGTGGTAGGAAGctaaaattacaaatgttcATGCCTCTCGTTCCATTTTCCAGGTCATGGAAGATTTTGAACTGGGATGTTAGGGAAATATGGCATCATTTCTAGCTGTCATTTACCAGAAAAGCATTTGTTTTAGGCAGCTCTAAAGCTCTTGAATTTAAACAAAGATTAAATGCAGACCATGATCAGTCAGCTGAGATGTCTCCATACTGGGTGAGCACGTGTCCCCCAAGAATTTGGATCACTACAGCTGGAGTGCTTTTAGCCCCCTCATTCAGTCTAGACAGGAAGCCCGATCTTGCCAAACTGGGGATTTCAGCCTCACACCCTTCAGATATATAATATAACCCTCAGTCCACTGAGCCAACCACTTTCTTTTGTGACCAAAATCTCTTTCCAAAAATAGCATTAATTTAGTGTCAGAGTACATCACTTTTCTTTCTCCACTTTAAAAGAATTACCCCGTCCAGTAAAAATTActgtctttgattttttttacaaggaATCCTTGCAACTTCTTTGTTTATGATGTCTTTTCTTCTTcccttcttttgttttgtttttttttttccgcgtGCACGAAGtccttttgaaaatgtgttggaAAAACTCTCGAGTTCTCGCTGCCCTTCTTGGGAGTGGAGCCATATTCTGTCCTGTTGCTTTTTGCCAATTAAAGAGAATTCCTACTGTTTGACCAGTGTGCTCACGACTCCTGGCACAGCCGCCCCTGCCAAGGCACACAGTGACTTCCGACCTCACACAGATGGGCTCGTATAAAAATACTCTTGCACATCGCTGGATGCTGCCCTGGCCGCGTGCAGAGGAGGGATGTGGGGAGATGCGGAGTGGCAGAGTGGACATCAGGTTGAAGTGCTGCCCACTCTAGGTCCTCCGGGTGGGCGGCAGTGACAGGGTCCAAATGCTGGTGTAGCGGGAGTTCTTTCCGGGGAGCCCCTGGCCTGAGCCCCACTCTCAGCAGGAAGAACTGTGGCCCTGCTTCTTGAATATTCATAGCAGCCTGGCTAATGTGACAGGGCAGCTCCAAGGAGGATATTGGAAAGATAAAGTACAAAAATTGGATGCAAATTTCCACacgaaaaaaaagtaaagaggcAGAGTCTTTTAATTCTGCGGAGTAAATGATCTCTTTCATAGGGACGCTCTGGTTTAtttgacatcttgttgaaaaagtTCATGTGCATGCCTTCAGGCAACAGTCATAAGAATATTTGATTAGTAatatttgtgttgttttaacGTAGTTTAAGGCTGAGATTCTTAAGGCAAGCCAATATTTCAGTGATCATCGCGAATTAATTAGCCTGTGAGCAGCAGTGATGGATATCTTGGTCTAAACCATGTGTACTTTGAAATCTGTGGTCTGGTCCCGCACTACATGTGTCTTTGTGGATCTGACTTGAATGTTTGAATGATCCTCACTTCTGCAGGAAGTTCAGCAGAAGGATTGTTACGCCACAGTCATGACATTTTATATAGTGCATTCCCGTTTATTTCAAAATCATCTTCGATGAAAGGGAGAACAGCTCAGGAGCTTTGACAACAGTTCTTTCATGTTTGCAGATATTCCCGTAATCCCTGACCTTGAAGAAGTACAGGAGGAAGACCTCACAATGCAGGTGGCAGCTCCACCCAGGTAATAATGCCACTGATGTTCTGAAAGAAAACGGAGCATATATGTGTCACATCGTACTTTTTAATTCATACTCGTTTTTTGTTTaggtttaatttttaaactagGTAAGTTATTTTTATCCCCATTTCAGATGGGCATTTTCAGATGTTTTCAATATCCATTCATCACTTCCCTATGCCAATTCAGTATTTTCTGTGTTATGGAAGAATGACAGTGACTTTGAGCTTTACCTTACATATTTAAGTGATGGAAGCCTTTGCATTATTGTTCTGTTATGCAGAAATAACAGTAATAAATGATTTACACCCTGCATCCACTTTTTAGATTCACATGCTATATAATTTGATTTACAAGCCTGTGAGAGACACCTCGACACGTGTCGGCTATGTGGCAAAGCTATGACAATGGTATATGTTATTAAGCAGTCCCCGTCTCCATGTGAGATAATATCCACATTGAACTCATTGCAGGAGCAATGTAGCGTGTAATGTGCTGTAAGTAGGACTGGCATGCACTGCTAGGCCGACCGCTTCACAGACTTCTAATTCAAAATACAGATAAGCAGCTGGATTTCAGTTTGAACATCTGTAAACAGACTAATATCACGGTATTTGTGCTTTTTAGTGAAGCCTTTAGGGTTAGACGTATAAAGAATTTTGAAAGTCTCATTTGTGTTCTGAATTTTGTAATTCTGGGAAAATGTTATGAAGCAACAACGTTATGAAGTGTTGTTATTAGATATTGGAACAGAAACTGTGATGATTGTAGTTTTaggtttatttatatttatacattatatatacatttatctTACAGACACAGTATTCACTCCCTGACTTCAGAATGTATTCAGTTTTTCCTTTGGTTGAACATTTGGTTTCCCTTTGGGTGTAGATTTCCGCCACACCTCAAGAAAAACTCTTAATAGGTCTGGTATTTAGTTTTATCTGGTAAACACGCAGCACACACTACTGGCAAGCATATTCAAATAGAAGACTTTCATGCCTGtctttgcaaacattttttgacatgtCAGGTATTCACTTGTAATAAACCATGCTATACAATGATATAATGTCCTGTTCACAAATATAAACTCTGAATGTCGGGAAATCAAATTGATTTGGATTAAAACTGTCTGcttcagattaatttattgtgcAAGTCCCAATTCCAATATCTAAATAGCCGTAGGAGAAAAAACTACAGGAGAGGAAAATTGTATCCAGATGTTGTGTCAGTTGTGATGGGGTTTGCTTTTTATTCTGTGTAATGTAACTCTAGTCATAGGTACAAATGCAGAAACATATTGTTAACCGTAAAACGATAGAAACCTTAGTCCTCACCTCGACACATTTAACCTAATGCTTACCATTACATTAACACTAACCATAATGTGTAATTGCATCTTTATCTGCAGTTTCTGTTCATACCTATAGATTGAATTCTTCTTTCAGCATTCAGGTAAACAGAGTGATGACCTACAGAGACTTAGATAATGATCTTATGAAATACTCTGCATTTCAGACCCTGGTAAGTAATCGGTCCTACAGAAACATTTCAGTCCTTATGAAACTAAGGCAGTGTGTTCCCCTTATGTACTGTGGAGCTTCTACAAAAATAGAATACCTTGTAAAAAGATGATGATAAAAATGCTAATGGACCAATTACAAATTGGTCCCAAGACgcagtttaattattttccatgtTATCTAGTATTGCTGATCtctgaaaatatattaattgaCTTTTGGCCAGTAacatttagttgttttttaaagaaatacaaacttTAATCAGAAAACAAATTGGCAATGAACTGTCTATGACCATGTGATGGTGTTGCTGCTTTTTATTGTAAAACGCACTGTAGCTTACTTAATAATCAACCTATAAGCTTACTTTCTTATAATACTGCTTTCAAATATATTGTGTGTGTTATAATACGGGAAGTAAAATGAAGTGGTTTTATGTATTTTGATTTCTTGTTTTCACAGGACGGGGAGATTGACTTAAAATTACTCACGAAGGTGTTGGCTCCAGAGCAGGAAGTTAGAGAGGTGAGTGCTACTCTTCGAATATTGTAGAGGTCTTTCTGTTGCTACAAAGCTTATTTTTGGCTAAGTGTGTAGTGAGATTTCTCTACTGGAATTCTACAAGGGTCTAAAGGTGTGTCCATTTGTTTCATAAGGGGAAAAAAGTTCATTATAATGTCTCTCTCTAGTAATTAAGATTTATTGAGTGCAGATTAACCATGACTGTTTTTGCTCTGTCCAGGAGGATGTTGGCTGGGACTGGGATCATTTATTCACTGAGGTTTCCTCTGAGCTGCTGACTGAATGGGATCAAGGAGATAAAGAGGACCAAAAGCAACTGCCATTAGTTACTTGAGTGGAGTTCTAAAACGGTTTATTTCGGCAAGAGTGCCACTAGTACTTTTTAGAGGTGCTGTAGCAAATGGATAGTTATCTGCACATTATGAGAAAGCCAGATATTTCTGGTTAGGGTTACATCAAgccagttgtactgtatgtcttttcaGTTTTAGACAAGCTGCgcaactgtacattttaaatacaatgtgtGACAATTTACAGTTAATGTCAGTATACAGTAGTCAGTGTACTTGCATATAAACCGACAGATGGTTATCTTACCTTTGTTCAAGCAATATTAATGTGTCAATACCCACAAAGATACCTGTTTTgttatattattgttttttataacaTATTTTGTAGGAttgttatattaaatatttatcaaattattttttaaatcatcaaaGTGTAAATGTCTTCTATCCTGATTTAGGGTAAAAACCTTACATATGACTATTCAACAAATGGGTTGAAATTAATTTTCCCACAAGAATGCAGATGCTCAGGGTAGCACAAACTTAACATGGCATATACTGTTTTTGCAATGTGTCCTTTCATAATGGATTCACAGAAAAAGATGTTTGACAGTTTTGAGTATCTGAAGCACTATAATCAGTTAAGTTGAAATCCAGTTAATTGTTGTGCCATTATCTTTGGATCAGAGTGCAACCTCATTGTTTCTGACAGTGACTTCTATCTTCTTGTCTTTTGTAGATGCTCTTTTCTGCAACACTATTCAATTACTTAAACTGTCTTACTTCCTCCATACTGACATTTGACATTAAGAGAATGTGTTTATTCTAGAACCCTATATGACACTGAAAAAAGTATGTATggagtttatattttttagggcAACCATTTATCTTATTAAAGGCAGCAATACGCTGATGCATTGTATGGACAAGATCAACAGTCCTCATCATGCAGAATTTGCATAATGGAATTTAAGGATCTGATTCTACGGGACCATTTCAAAAGGATTGTTTAAGGATAAAGATTCATCCGTGTTGATTTGTTGCCATACTGTGGTCCCCGCCAAACTATTTGAAACTATTACTGAATTTAAACTTCGTTTCAGGATATTATGGTATATTAtccttactgcattgtaataatAACACAGAATGGCATAAACAATGGTAATTAatgaattataattacaacacaaAATAGATCACTTATCATTATTGAattgcaggtacagtacatagttcTACACCACTGTCATTACTGAATAATAAGCACAATGCAGCACATTTTGTGTATTGCATATTTCATTTCCAATATATATACCCAGAGAGTTATCATACCATAAAATGCTCTTTTATTTTAGTCCGGTCCATATTATCTGAATATCATGCAATGTCAATGCACAGAATAAATTGCGCTTGTCTTGTATGACCTACTACTAGTCCTGATGTAAACGGCAACAACAAAATGAATGATGTGATGCTGTAGGATTTTGAGTTTATTCACAATGAGAAAGTTGTGGAAGTTTAGAACTGTATGATTTTGTTGTCCATCTTTCTTTCTGCAATTGGCTTATTTCCAAACACTTAATTAATTCCACCCATATGTTGTGAGCAGCTGCTACTGCGCCCCTTCCTTCCTCACCCGCCGAGCCGCGAAGTCACCATCCATGTAGAGACAACCTCTAGCTGTCTCTCCTGAGGTAGCAGTGTTAGCAACTTTAATGCTGGCGTTTTACTAGGATTTTGTTCACTTTGAGGAAGATGATAGAGCTGTAGCAATTTAGATTATGCAATGAATGAAACCTTGTGATCAGAGTAATGGTGTGCCTTTGATGAACAGTCCCTGCTCCAGCCCTTTTTAACAGGGATTAAACTGAGCCACAATTTGGCATGTCCCCGATTCCAGCTCCTCTAACTGACCTctctttctgctgcctcttggtTGCTTCAGCAAGGGGCTGTACAACTGCTATCCATGCAAGATTTGCAGTCCAAATTAACTTACCTGCTACTAGATATGGAAATCTCAATGACATCACATGAGCTAAACAGATTATTTCTCCTGAGAAcgcaaaaaaattaaacatctaGTTCAATATCATGAGCTGCAGTAAACACTTCTAATATTCAAACTGCAATTTAACCTTACAAAAGCAAGCCTAGTTTCAAGATAAGCTGTAAATCTGATGCATTTTTATTCCATACCATTTGACAGTGACAACATTTCAGCACAATTTTTTGAAATTTTTTACGAGTATAGGGTTTAGACCAAAGAATTGAAAGAGGGTGCTCTTTCCCAACATCAGCTGCTTGTCCCCAGTATCTTCAGCATTTGCAATTGATTGGAAGATCTCA
It encodes the following:
- the LOC102686547 gene encoding intraflagellar transport protein 43 homolog isoform X1, encoding MEDSLELAENGAKKNAAKSGRRARQSVEQMSDESRRLKKNSSSTSVGEDEEGEKEGPPPKPPRRQGGWADETPGSAKSGRRPAAEEVEDRRLRPQTPEGSDDEGDIPVIPDLEEVQEEDLTMQVAAPPSIQVNRVMTYRDLDNDLMKYSAFQTLDGEIDLKLLTKVLAPEQEVREEDVGWDWDHLFTEVSSELLTEWDQGDKEDQKQLPLVT
- the LOC102686547 gene encoding intraflagellar transport protein 43 homolog isoform X2, which codes for MEDSLELAENGAKKNAAKSGRRARQSVEQMSDESRRLKKNSSSTSVGEGPPPKPPRRQGGWADETPGSAKSGRRPAAEEVEDRRLRPQTPEGSDDEGDIPVIPDLEEVQEEDLTMQVAAPPSIQVNRVMTYRDLDNDLMKYSAFQTLDGEIDLKLLTKVLAPEQEVREEDVGWDWDHLFTEVSSELLTEWDQGDKEDQKQLPLVT